The Carnobacterium mobile DSM 4848 genome includes a window with the following:
- a CDS encoding exodeoxyribonuclease VII small subunit — translation MKVSTKETVKFEEAMQQLEEIVTKLERGDVPLEEALDQFQKGVALSKVCKETLQNAEKTLTKIVDENGAETIFENAEGTE, via the coding sequence ATAAAAGTGAGTACAAAAGAAACTGTAAAATTTGAAGAAGCTATGCAGCAACTAGAAGAAATAGTTACTAAACTGGAAAGAGGAGACGTTCCTTTAGAAGAAGCATTAGACCAATTCCAAAAAGGTGTAGCGTTGAGTAAAGTTTGTAAAGAGACTTTGCAAAATGCAGAAAAGACACTCACAAAAATTGTCGATGAAAATGGAGCAGAAACCATTTTTGAAAATGCAGAGGGTACAGAGTAA
- a CDS encoding TlyA family RNA methyltransferase: MKKERADVLLVEQGLFSSIDKAKRAIMAGIVLTDNNERIDTAGEKIPVTTQLKCKGEQLRYVSRGGLKLEKAIKVFNVGVQDKILLDIGSSTGGFTDAALQHGAKMSYALDVGTNQLAWKLRQDPRVVVMEQTNFRNSTLKDFTKGQPNLVSIDVSFISLRVILPVLKDIIAINGDVLALIKPQFEANREDVGEKGIIRDSDIHQKIVQELLHFSLTLGYDVQALDFSPITGGEGNIEFLAHLKWSGKPTGTKAADVKVKETVAAAHETFASKHN; the protein is encoded by the coding sequence ATGAAAAAAGAACGTGCAGATGTCCTTCTCGTAGAACAAGGTTTATTTAGTTCTATTGATAAAGCTAAACGAGCAATTATGGCAGGGATTGTATTAACCGATAACAACGAGCGAATTGATACAGCTGGAGAAAAAATTCCTGTGACTACTCAATTAAAGTGTAAAGGGGAACAGCTACGGTATGTCAGCCGTGGAGGTTTAAAGTTAGAAAAAGCGATAAAAGTTTTTAATGTAGGGGTGCAAGATAAGATTCTATTGGATATAGGATCTTCAACTGGCGGTTTCACAGACGCTGCTTTACAGCATGGAGCGAAAATGAGCTATGCCTTAGATGTAGGGACCAATCAGTTGGCTTGGAAATTAAGACAAGACCCGCGGGTTGTGGTCATGGAGCAAACCAATTTTAGAAATAGTACATTAAAGGACTTTACAAAAGGTCAACCTAACCTGGTTTCGATTGATGTTTCTTTTATTTCTTTACGCGTAATTTTGCCTGTGTTAAAAGATATTATAGCCATAAATGGAGACGTGTTAGCTTTAATCAAACCCCAATTTGAAGCCAATCGAGAAGATGTGGGAGAAAAAGGTATTATCCGAGATTCCGATATTCACCAGAAAATAGTACAAGAACTCCTTCATTTTTCTCTTACCTTGGGTTATGATGTTCAAGCGCTCGATTTTTCACCGATTACTGGCGGAGAAGGCAACATTGAATTTTTAGCACATTTAAAATGGTCTGGAAAACCTACTGGAACTAAAGCTGCTGATGTAAAAGTTAAAGAAACAGTAGCAGCTGCTCATGAAACATTTGC
- a CDS encoding polyprenyl synthetase family protein, whose product MEFNLFQQKEKPQIEKVLVAYLEEQSNSNGTLHQAMHYSLTAGGKRIRPLLLLATIQALGGEVSQGYEAAAALEFIHTYSLIHDDLPAMDDDDLRRGKPTNHKVYGEDIAILAGDGLLTQAFEILAGSLLPASKKVALILALAQAAGPNGMVAGQVEDMEGENQALSLAALKAVHEKKTGELLKFAVYAGGLIAEVSADVERLLLDFATHFGLAFQILDDILDVIGDTKTLGKQTGKDAVLSKSTYPALLTLEGAKEALRNEITKAKENLRQIEMAYKQADKELDSQLLFDLLDLLSVQ is encoded by the coding sequence ATGGAATTTAATCTGTTTCAGCAAAAAGAAAAACCTCAAATTGAGAAAGTTCTTGTCGCTTATTTAGAAGAACAATCAAATTCAAATGGCACACTTCATCAAGCGATGCATTATTCGCTGACTGCTGGCGGCAAACGAATCCGGCCACTGTTATTGTTAGCTACTATTCAAGCTCTCGGTGGAGAAGTAAGCCAAGGCTACGAAGCTGCAGCAGCATTGGAATTTATTCATACCTATTCTTTGATTCATGATGACCTCCCTGCAATGGATGATGATGATTTAAGACGTGGGAAACCTACTAACCATAAAGTTTATGGCGAAGATATAGCGATTTTAGCCGGAGATGGCTTACTGACACAAGCGTTTGAAATTTTAGCTGGCAGTTTATTGCCGGCTTCAAAAAAAGTAGCCTTGATTCTAGCTTTGGCTCAAGCTGCAGGACCAAATGGGATGGTAGCTGGACAAGTAGAAGACATGGAAGGAGAAAATCAAGCATTATCGTTAGCAGCTTTAAAGGCTGTTCATGAGAAAAAAACAGGTGAACTATTGAAGTTTGCTGTTTATGCAGGCGGGCTCATAGCTGAAGTTTCAGCAGATGTTGAACGGTTGTTGCTTGATTTTGCGACTCATTTTGGATTGGCTTTTCAAATTTTAGATGATATTCTTGATGTGATCGGCGATACAAAGACATTAGGTAAACAGACTGGTAAGGATGCAGTCTTAAGTAAAAGTACTTATCCGGCTTTGTTAACTTTAGAAGGAGCAAAAGAAGCTTTAAGAAACGAAATTACAAAAGCTAAAGAAAACTTGAGACAAATTGAAATGGCGTATAAGCAAGCGGATAAAGAATTGGATAGTCAGTTATTGTTTGATTTGCTTGATTTACTATCCGTTCAGTAA